From Hydractinia symbiolongicarpus strain clone_291-10 chromosome 12, HSymV2.1, whole genome shotgun sequence, one genomic window encodes:
- the LOC130621320 gene encoding uncharacterized protein LOC130621320 encodes MPSTCCAVGCTNRKTEESSLHFYRIPPPSNPERRQKWIAAVGRKDWHELQINNARLCSEHFISGKKSENKLDPDYIPTRFFHLESNERTFHQKKKRFERISKRREVKESTSSTSSTLQNENEFIDAVEPDFVDFKNLFELEKSKTNDLAAQLEKKKKLKKLKSESFGYESIKSNPKKHLFYTGIIRDIFQLLFKHSKLPIISKKLQSEDHLLLVLMKLRLGIKNKDLAYRFKVAESVVSKILRTLLPVFSKFMLNNFFSWPEKEALRKNLPECFRKKYTRCVCIIDCTEIFTERPLGLNARAQTWSNYKNHNTIKYLVACSPTGAVTFMSGGWGGRVSDKEITVKCGFLDLIEHGDQVLADRGFTVMEEVATMGGILEIPSFTKGKSQLSGGEVDHSRQIANVRIHIERVIGRMRKFNILNTLIPLTQVDLLDDIMVCVAGLVNFHVTQEIQIYLEKNKCFYIIKNNTIFFYMQLD; translated from the exons ATGCCTAGTACCTGTTGTGCTGTAGGATGTACGAATAGAAAAACTGAGGAAAGTAGCTTACATTTTTATCGAATTCCTCCACCTTCAAATCCTGAAAGAAGGCAGAAATGGATAGCAGCAGTTGGAAGAAAAGATTGGCACGAACTTCAAATCAACAATGCTAGGTTGTGTAGTGAACACTTTATTTCTggcaaaaaatctgaaaataaacTTGATCCAGATTATATTCCAACACGATTCTTTCATTTGGAATCCAATGAAAGAACATtccatcagaaaaaaaaaagatttgaacGTATCTCTAAACGTCGCGAAGTTAAAGAATCCACTTCTTCTACTAGCAGCACACTCCAGAATGAGAATGAATTTATTGATGCTGTTGAACCtgattttgttgattttaaaaatttatttgaacTAGAAAAAAGCAAGACCAATGACTTAGCTGCTCAACTGGAAAAG AAAAAGAAACTCAAGAAATTAAAATCTGAATCGTTTGGTTATGAAAGTATAAAGTCCAATCCAAAAAAACACCTCTTTTATACTGGCATTATAAGAGACATATTTCAATTGCTTTTCAAGCATTCGAAGTTACctataatttcaaaaaagttgCAATCTGAAGATCACCTCCTACTGGTTTTGATGAAGTTGAGACTTGGTatcaaaaataaagatttggCATACAGGTTCAAAGTTGCTGAATCTGTGGTATCTAAAATCCTTCGCACATTGTTGCCtgttttttcaaagtttatgttgaacaattttttttcatggcCTGAAAAAGAAGCTCTTCGGAAGAATTTACCTGAATGCTTTCGCAAAAAGTATACCAGATGTGTGTGTATTATCGACTGCACTGAGATTTTTACAGAACGTCCTTTGGGATTAAATGCAAGAGCACAAACATGGTCTAACTATAAAAATCACAACACCATAAAATATCTTGTTGCTTGCTCACCAACTGGAGCTGTCACTTTTATGTCTGGAGGATGGGGTGGTCGAGTTTCAGACAAGGAGATAACCGTAAAATGTGGGTTTCTTGATTTGATTGAACATGGGGACCAGGTTTTGGCTGATAGAGGTTTTACTGTTATGGAGGAAGTAGCTACAATGGGTGGTATATTAGAGATTCCTTCATTTACCAAGGGGAAATCACAGTTGTCAGGTGGAGAGGTTGACCACAGTCGTCAAATCGCCAATGTGCGTATTCACATTGAAAGAGTTATAGGGAGAATGAGAAAATTTAATATCTTGAATACGCTCATACCGCTAACTCAAGTTGATCTACTGGATGATATTATGGTTTGTGTAGCTGGATTGGTTAAT tttcatgTCACACAAGAGATTCAGATTTACTTAGAGAAAAACAAATGTTTCtacataataaagaataacacaatTTTCTTTTACATGCAACTCGATTAG
- the LOC130622591 gene encoding uncharacterized protein LOC130622591, which translates to MKAYKSLESYNFFVSGHVHQVYIHKIEHQNFSFVKTKVLPSQRQGQKEVLYEVWVCIHKSGWILSANCTCMSGLGSACSHTGALLFKLQACTQLELNKEDACTSKLCEWNKARKRAHPAPLHKINFKRPKKNEKLPKIASPFKGTLEGFSRADPVKFCHDSQITILKELKQITPNAAVLTCISLKLRDDPSSGEDTDTAYETEENTVPELLTSFFDPCSVNYSEQKISQVCDKLYKNYKGQTDQKQYDNLTKITKDQSQSNKWMLYRAGRITSSNCKKAYTCNIQKPAISTIKSIMQYNENISTPSMKYGKESEPKAFKSFNEMMKTKHENFTVDITGLHINEKYHHIGASPDGLTFCKCHGKGLLEIKCPFNFQHGLENYKTHKNCPITNYDKMKETHEYYFQMQLQMLVTERNYCYFFVWSKKNFISICVDKNELFCESLKAKIDSVFFKIILPELVSRKNDQANDESQKLYCYCKRPCFKPMIACDNAECKITWFHYACVNVLRTPQVNKQWFCPDCVGPKGKKITKNKQSK; encoded by the exons ATGAAAGCTTACAAATCCCTTGAATCGTACAACTTTTTTGTTTCGGGACACGTACATCAAGTTTATATTCACAAGATTGAACaccaaaatttttcttttgtcaaaACTAAAGTTTTACCCAGTCAACGACAAGGCCAGAAAGAAGTTCTCTATGAAGTTTGGGTTTGCATACACAAAAGTGGATGGATATTAAGTGCCAATTGTACTTGTATGTCGGG gCTCGGTTCAGCTTGCAGTCACACTGGGGCATTACTATTCAAATTGCAAGCATGCACTCAGCTTGAGCTCAACAAAGAGGATGCTTGTACTAGTAAGCTGTGTGAATGGAACAAGGCAAGAAAGCGTGCCCATCCTGCACCCTTAcataaaatcaattttaaacgTCCCAAGAAGAACGAGAAATTACCTAAAATTGCCAGCCCATTCAAAGGAACTCTTGAAGGATTTAGTCGTGCAGATCCTGTTAAATTTTGTCATGACTCCCAAATTACAATATTAAAAGAACTAAAGCAAATAACTCCTAATGCAGCAGTTCTAACATGTATCAGTCTCAAACTTCGTGATGACCCTAGTTCAGGTGAAGATACAGATACTGCATATGAAACTGAAGAAAATACTGTGCCTGAACTGTTAACCAGCTTTTTTGACCCATGTAGTGTGAACTACAGTGAACAAAAGATTTCACAAGTTTGTGATAAACtttacaaaaattacaaagGACAAACAGATCAAAAACAATATGATAATTTAACTAAAATAACTAAAGACCAAAGCCAATCAAATAAATGGATGCTTTATCGTGCTGGAAGAATCACTTCATCCAACTGCAAGAAAGCATATACATGTAATATTCAAAAACCAGCAATTTCAACAATAAAATCTATCATGCAatacaatgaaaatatttcaactCCATCAATGAAATATGGTAAAGAATCAGAGCCAAAAGCCTTCAAAAGTTTTAATGAAATGATGAAAACTAAGCATGAAAATTTTACAGTGGATATTACTGGTCTTCATATCAATGAAAAATATCACCATATTGGAGCAAGTCCTGATGGCCTCACGTTTTGTAAATGCCATGGAAAAGGGCTACTAGAAATCAAATGTCCCTTCAATTTTCAGCATGGCTTAGAAAACTATAAGACCCATAAAAACTGTCCAATAACAAATTATGACAAAATGAAGGAAACCCATGAATATTACTTTCAAATGCAACTCCAAATGTTGGTGACAGAAAGGAATTATTGCTACTTTTTTGTTtggtccaaaaaaaattttatatcaaTATGTGttgataaaaatgaattattttgtgAATCACTAAAAGCAAAAATTGACAGcgtgtttttcaaaattatacTTCCAGAGCTAGTATCACGTAAAAATGACCAAGCAAACGATGAGTCTCAAAAGCTGTATTGTTATTGCAAACGTCCCTGTTTTAAGCCAATGATCGCTTGTGATAATGCTGAATGTAAAATTACATGGTTTCACTATGCATGTGTCAACGTACTCAGGACACCTCAAGTAAATAAACAATGGTTTTGTCCTGATTGTGTAGGACCAAAAGGCAAAAAGATtaccaaaaataaacaaagtaaatGA
- the LOC130622590 gene encoding tRNA wybutosine-synthesizing protein 4-like, with protein sequence MNSYKSNYLQACKDRNVVPNDGVIRIIKESNKLNYLENGEPFLNFSGCNLSVSDCQLLSKCFATDDLVQRYLFTDCLLSEDACKVTLNAFMFNKSLTVLDLKGNNLRNSGAHLVGKLLKRTMSLTELYLEWNTLGMWDDGITAIAEGLALNQSLQVLDLSNNQISHEGGQEIASSLKQNRVLRTLDMRWNNIGVIGGRAFLSSLNHNKYLVNLALAGNNIPSDTLKAIATAMQRNVDYHSIYEEHQSMTRSLKQEIDHLQHEKSLQKKKTMPNNNINEQAVQETNDMSILSKASMSNSGYFYDPYLKLFASKVVQRAPLIHRGYFIRAKAIDYTLKSFLENHENYEKVQIVSLGAGFDSSYFRLKDQGLLDKCDFIEVDFPDVVKRKQNIIKKQSSLLNLIGDYKIINGCLTSLNYKIIPCDLTKFQDLEAFFIELNIDTSAPTLFFSEVVLAYIDYDKAVELLLWMKRKFENCITAVFEQIQPYDAFGQVMVKHFKKLNSPLQRVHKLLTVQDHIELLQSLNYDVVVGFDMNFFFDQYLNIGDKVDMFVLEAFDEFEEWSLMCSHYCLTVAFQGVCGDVVSAMFPYKVRLRVNITEVNNFEVFTKNLDQIPLMRYGHACSKIAPNQYLASGGFGVTQDFSHDKLSSGFILTFPDNTSKITSDSHVTVDTIDIGFKHMYHTLTYVSDGLLFIFGGRASPSRPCNTYGFYKLKDSVMTPENVYTNDGGDEQPCNRWRHAAAKFQNKIYIFGGRSNTEAALNDIWSFDLDSKKWKLENTSQVILPCFSPSMDVWDDSLLIYGGIAAHLVTFKSLYLLKVKEDVIDTKEMRFKVALPTRYSHSTHVIDDQLFVIGGIDPNCTSQPPILIISLKEKTWRAVALPQCNPSRPLMLHNHCSLMRSKGEIVVVGGGGNCFSFGTHLNQDLAVLDLFAFTEL encoded by the exons ATGAATTCTTATAAATCAAATTATTTACAAGCTTGCAAAGATCGAAATGTTGTGCCAAACGATGGTGTAATACGCATCATCAAAGAAAGCAATAAACTGAACTATTTAGAAAATGGTGaaccctttttaaatttttctggtTGTAATTTATCAGTTTCAGACTGTCAATTGTTGTCAAAATGTTTTGCCACAGATGATCTTGTTCAAAGATATCTTTTCACAGACTGTCTGCTAAGTGAAGATGCTTGCAAAGTGACTTTAAATGCCTTTATGTTTAACAAATCGCTTACAGTATTGGACTTGAAAGGAAACAATTTAAGAAATAGTGGAGCACACCTTGTTGGTAAACTGTTAAAACGTACCATGTCTTTAACAGAGTTATATCTGGAATGGAATACTTTGGGCATGTGGGATGATGGGATTACAGCTATCGCAGAAGGATTAGCATTGAATCAATCTCTTCAGGTTTTAGATCTAAGTAATAACCAAATTTCCCATGAAGGAGGGCAAGAGATTGCATCATCTTTGAAACAGAACAGAGTTCTACGTACACTGGATATGCGATGGAATAATATTGGTGTAATTGGTGGTAGAGCATTCTTATCATCACTCAATCATAATAAATATTTGGTGAATCTTGCATTGGCTG GGAACAATATACCAAGTGACACACTAAAAGCGATTGCCACTGCGATGCAAAGAAATGTCGATTACCATTCAATTTACGAGGAGCATCAGTCAATGACACGGTCTTTAAAACAAGAAATTGATCATCTTCAACATGAAAAGTCTTTGCAG aaaaaaaagacaatGCCGAATAATAACATTAACGAGCAAGCTGTGCAGGAGACAAATGATATGAGTATATTGAGTAAAGCATCAATGTCAAATAGTGGATATTTTTATGAtccttatttaaaactgtttgCTTCCAAAGTTGTACAGAGAGCACCATTAATACATAGAGGATATTTTATCAGGGCCAAAGCGATTGACTACACCTTGaaaagttttttagaaaatCACGAGAATTATGAGAAAGTTCAAATAGTATCGCTAGGGGCAGGGTTTGATAGCTCTTATTTTCGATTGAAAGACCAAGGTCTTTTAGATAAATGTGATTTCATTGAAGTAGATTTTCCAGATGTGGTGAAGCGTAagcaaaatattataaaaaagcaaagttCTTTACTTAATCTTATCGGAGATTACAAAATCATCAATGGTTGTTTGACCTCTTTAAATTACAAAATCATACCATGTGATTTGACAAAATTTCAAGACTTGGAGGCTTTTTTCATAGAACTAAATATTGATACAAGTGCTCCTACGCTGTTTTTCTCAGAAGTTGTTTTAGCGTACATTGACTATGACAAGGCAGTTGAATTGCTACTCTGGATGAAACGGAAGTTCGAAAACTGCATTACTGCTGTTTTTGAACAAATTCAACCTTACGATGCATTTGGGCAAGTGATGgtaaagcattttaaaaaactcaacTCACCCCTTCAACGAGTTCATAAACTTCTTACAGTGCAGGATCACATAGAGCTGCTCCAATCCCTTAACTatgatgttgttgttggtttTGACATGAACTTTTTTTTCGATCAGTATCTAAATATTGGCGATAAGGTTGATATGTTTGTTCTAGAAGCTTTTGACGAATTTGAAGAATGGAGTTTGATGTGTTCGCACTATTGTCTTACCGTTGCCTTTCAAG GAGTATGTGGTGATGTAGTCAGTGCCATGTTTCCATACAAAGTCAGATTGAGAGTTAACATAACTGAGGTCAACAACTTTGAAGTCTTCACAAAGAACTTGGATCAGATTCCATTGATGCGTTATGGGCATGCTTGCTCAAAAATCGCGCCTAACCAATACTTAGCATCAGGTGGTTTTGGTGTAACTCAAGATTTTTCTCATGATAAATTAAGCTCTGGTTTTATTCTTACCTTTCCTGATAACACATCAAAGATTACGAGCGACTCTCATGTAACAGTGGACACCATAGACATTGGATTCAAACACATGTATCACACATTAACGTATGTCTCAGATGGCTTGTTGTTCATATTTGGTGGAAGAGCTTCACCAAGTCGTCCTTGTAATACTTATGGTTTTTATAAACTTAAGGATTCTGTTATGACACCTGAAAATGTATACACCAATGATGGTGGAGATGAACAACCTTGTAATAGGTGGAGGCATGCTGCTGCAAAGTTTCAGA aTAAGATCTATATATTCGGTGGTCGATCCAACACAGAGGCAGCTCTTAATGACATTTGGAGTTTTGATTTAGATTCGAAAAAATGGAAACTG GAAAACACATCTCAAGTTATTTTGCCATGTTTTTCTCCTTCAATGGATGTGTGGGATGATTCCTTGCTTATTTACGGAGGAATCGCAGCACATCTAGTTACTTTTAAGTCTCTTTACCTTTTAAAAGTCAAG GAAGATGTTATTGATACTAAGGAAATGAGATTTAAAGTTGCGTTACCAACAAG ATATTCACATTCTACACACGTCATAGATGATCAACTTTTCGTCATTGGTGGAATAGATCCTAATTGCACGTCACAACCACCAATTCTCATTATCTCATTAAAAGAGAAAACATGGAGGGCTGTTGCTTTGCCT caatgtaATCCATCTCGACCTTTGATGTTACACAACCACTGTAGTTTGATGCGAAGCAAAGgtgaaattgttgttgttggagGTGGTGGGAACTGTTTCTCGTTTGGAACACATCTGAACCAAGACTTGGCTGTTCTGGACTTGTTTGCCTTCACAGAATTatga